The following nucleotide sequence is from Pseudonocardia abyssalis.
GTACCCCGCGATCGTCAGGTCCGCCTCCTCCGGCGGCATCGTGCCCAGTGCGCTGATCCCGGGCTCGTCGGCCGAGGGCGTGAACAGGCTGCGGTCCAGACCGGCGGAGAACGCCCGGCCCTGTCCACGCACGACGACCACCCGCACGTCGTCGGACAGCGACTCGCCGACCGCGGCCAGCGCGGCCCACGTGTGCGGGGTCTGGGAGTTGAGCGACTCGGGTCGGGACAGCGTGATCGTGGCCCGGGCGCCGACGACGTCCAGGGTCAGGCCGCCGCGCTGCAGCAGGTCGGTTTCCGCGAGGGTCATGCCGGGCAGGCTACCCCCGAGTAGGGCTACTTCTTCTTGGTCCGGGTCGCTCCGCCGCGCCCGCGCAGCGTGACCCCGGTCTCGGAGAGCACGCGGTGCACGAAGCCGTAGGAACGGCCGGTCGACTCGGCGAGGGCCCGGATGCTGGCGCCCTTCTCGTACTTCTTCTTCAGATCGCCCGCGAGCTTGTCGCGCTGGGTACCCGTGATTCGGGCGCCCTTCTTCAGGTCGGGCATGACGCGCGCCTCCTCGTTAGCTCCCCGCGGATCCCCGCGGGGGATCTCGTCCGGCCCCCCGGTGCAGCAATGATCGCCCAGGTCAGAGGCCGCGAGAAGGAGATCGACTTGATGATCGGTGAGCGGTTCGCCCGAATGGATCACGCGTACGGGTGATCATCTCCGCATGGCCGACACCGCGGAGTCACCCCGACGCCACTCCCCCGTCACCCGGACGACGTTCCCGGGCAACGAGACCCCGGTCACACCGGCGTTCGGGTGGCGCAGGCGGGTTCATGATCGCCCGTTCAGGCCAACTGGACGAGTTCCAGGTACTCGGCCGACCAGAGATCCTCGGTGCCGTCGGGCAGCACGATGACCTTGTCGGGGTGCAGGGCCTCCACCGCGCCGGGGTCGTGCGAGACCAGCACGACGGCCCCGGTGAAGCGGCGCAGGGCGTCGAGCACCTGGGCGCGGCTGGCCGGGTCGAGGTTGTTCGTGGGCTCGTCGAGCAGCAGGACGTTGGCCGCGCTGGACACCAGCCCGGCCAGTGCGAGACGGGTCTTCTCCCCGCCGGAGAGCGTGCCGGCGGGCTGCTGGAGCTGCTCGCCGGAGAACATGAAGGTGCCGAGCACGGTGCGCAGCTGCTGCTCACCGGTGTCGGGCGAGGCGTGCCGGATGTTCTCCCACACCGTGGCGTCGGGGTCGAGCGTCTCGTGCTCCTGCGCGAAGTAGCCCACGCGCAGCCCGTGGCCCGGCTTGACGTCGCCGGCGTCGGCCCGCTCGGTACCGGCGAGCAGGCGCAGCAGCGTGGTCTTGCCCGCGCCGTTGAGCCCGAGCACGACGACCTTCGCCCCGCGGTCGACGGCGAGGTCGACGCCGGTGAACACCTCGAGCGACCCGAACGCCTTGCTCAGGCCCTCGGCGGTGAGCGGGGTCTTGCCGCACGGCGCCGGGTCCGGGAAACGGATCTTCGCGACGCGGTCGTGCTGCTGCTCGGGCTCGAGGTTGGCCAGCAGCTCGTCGGCGCGGCGGGCCATGTTCTTCGCGGCGACGGCCTTGGTGGCCTTCGCGCCCATCTTCAGCGCCTGGGTGTGCAGCACCGACGCCTTCTTCTCGGCGTTGGCGCGCTCGCGGCGGCGGCGCTTCTCGTCGGTCGCCCGCGCCTCCTGGTACCGCTTCCAGTTCATGTTGTAGACGTCGACCTCGCCGCGGGTGGCGTCGAGGAACCACACCTTGTTGACGACGTCGGCGAGCAGGTCGGTGTCGTGGCTGATCACGACGAGCCCGCCGTCGTGGTTCTGCAGGAACGAGCGCAGCCAGGTGATCGAGTCGGCGTCGAGGTGGTTGGTGGGCTCGTCGAGCAGCAGCGTGGTGTTGCTCGACGCGCCGCCGTCGGTCGCCGAGAACAGGATGCGCGCGAGCTCGACCCGGCGGCGCTGGCCACCGGAGAGCGTGGCGATCTGCTGGTTGAGGATGCGGTCGGGCAGGCCCAGGTGCGCGCAGATCCGGGCGGCGTCGCTCTCCGCGGCGTACCCGCCGAGTGCGGAGAAGCGCTCCTCGATGCGGCCGTAGTCGCGCACGGCCTTGTCGTTGGCCGCACCGTCGACCAGCTCCGCCATCGCGTTCTGCGCCTTCTCCATCTCGCGCAGCATCACGTCGAGGCCCTTGGCCGAGAGGACGCGGTCCTTCGCGGTGACGAGCAGGTCGCCCTCGCGGGGGTCCTGCGGGAGGTAGCCGACGGGGCTGTTGGCGTGGACGCCGCCGCCGTAGGGCTCGCCCTCGTTCGCCAGCACGCGCATCGAGGTGGTCTTGCCGGCGCCGTTGCGCCCGACCAGCCCGATCCGGTCACCGGGCTGCACGCGCAGCGTGGCCCCGGACAACAGGATGCGGGACCCGGCACGCAGTTCCAGGTCGGTGGCGGTGATCACGAGAGGACTCCAGGGTTCGGGGGACGTGGGCCGAAGACGGCCGCTACCCGATCCGGATCACGGCGACCAGAGTACCGGCCGGGGCACCGGGATTCCCGACGTAGGGTCGCCGCATGACTGATCTCACCGGCCGCGCCGCCCTCGTCACCGGCGCCAGCCGCGGAATCGGCTACGCGATCGCCGCCGAGCTCCTCACCCGCGGGGCGTCGGTGACGATCACCGCCCGCAAGCCCGACGAGCTGAACACCGCCGCGGAGAGGCTGGCCGCCGACCACGCGGGCGGCGACGCCGGGCGCGTGCTGGCGATCACGGCGAACGCGAGCTCCGCGGAGTCGCGCGAGGCGTCGGTCACGCAGACGGTCGAGCGCTTCGGCCGCCTCGACATCCTGGTCAACAACACCGGCATCAACCCCACCTACGGCTTCCTCATGGACGTCGACCTCGCCGCGGTGAGCAAGACCTTCGACACCAACGTCGTCGCCACGCTCGCCTACGTGCAGCTCGCCTACCGCGCGTGGATGGCCGAGCACGGCGGCACGATCGTCAACATCGCCTCGGTCGCGGGCCTGCGCTCCAACGGCGTCATCCCGGCCTACGGCGCGTCGAAGGCGGCCCTGATCCGGCTCACCGAGGAGCTGGCCTGGCAGCTCGGCCCGTCGATCCGCGTCAACGCGGTGGCGCCCGCCGTCGTCAAGACGAAGTTCGCGGCCGCGCTCTACGCGGAGGGCGAGGAGAAGGCCAGCGCCCCGTACCCGATGAAGCGCCTGGGCGAGCCGGAGGACGTCGCGAACGTGGTCGGCTTCCTCGTCTCCGACGCCGCGAGCTGGATGACGGGCGAGACCGTCCGCGTCGACGGCGGGATCCTCGCCACGGGCAGCCTCGGCTCGGTCTGACCCTCCCCCGTCGTCCGGGCCGCCCTCAGAGGACGGCCGCGTCGGTCCAGATCCGGCCGGTGCGCCCGGTCAGGACGTCGAGCAGGGCACCGGCCTGGCCGTCGGTGAGGCTCGCCGTGTAGTCGATCACCGCGCGGCCGCGCGCCTGCTCCAGCGGTGCCCCCTGGCTGCGGGCCAGCTCCGCCAGGTCGTGCAGGCGCGGCGGGAGGCGGGGTGCGTCGTCGTCGGCGAGCCAGTCGGCGAGCGCTCCGACCAGTCCGGTGAGGACCGTCCCCTGCCCCCGCTGATAGGACGCCAGGTCGGCGCGACCGAGCACGAACCGCTGGTGGACGAACTTGAGCACCGCGACCTCGTGCCACTGCGGCCCGGCGAGCGCGACCGGCCCGGAGCGCACCGGCGGGTCGGGATCGAGCACCACGCCCCCGGCGAGACGGGCCGTCCAGCGCGCGGAGAACTCCGCGACCGCCCGCTCCGTGGCCATCGAGCCGTCGAACGCGACGCCGAGCAGGCCGTCGACCAGCTCGTCGCGGACGCGGTCGACGGCCGCGGCGAACAGGTCGTCGTCGTAGGCCCAGGCGTCCTTGTCGGCCAGCCGGCGCCGCAGCGCCTCCAGCCCGGCGCCCGGTCCGGACGTGCCGCGGTGGCGCCGCCAGCCCGCGAGCTCGGCCGCGACCCCGGCCTGCTGCAGCACCCCGACGCGGTGGAAGTCCTCGAGGTCGTGGATGGCGTAGGCGACGTCGTCGGCGGTGTCCATCACCGCGGCCTCGACGCTCTGGCGCCACGGGCCGGTGTCCGGGAACGCGGCACGGGCGGAGCGCAGGTCGTCGAGCTCGGTCTCGTAGCAGGAGAACTTCGCCGACCCCGCGGCCGGCTCGCCGGGCAGCGGCCCGCCCCCGCGCGGCGGCACCGCGGCCCGGCTGGGGTGCGGGTCAGGGTACCCGCGCCGGGTCCACGGGTACTTGAGGATCGCGGCGCGGACGGCGGCGGTGAGGTCGAGGCCGGTGCCCGTCGGGCCGTGCAGGTCGATGGTGGTGACGATCCGGAAGCTCTGGGCGTTGCCCTCGAAGCCGTCCGGCAGCCCGAGGCGCTCGCGCGCGAGGCGGTCGAGGACCTGCTCGCCGAGGTGCCCGAACGGCGGGTGCCCGAGGTCGTGGGCCAGTGCCGCGGCCTCCACCACGTCCGGGTCGCACGTCGCGTCGGGAAAGCCGGCCGTGACCCGCTCCGCGATCGCCCGGGCCACCTGCGCGACCTGCAGAGAGTGGGTCAGCCGGTTGTGCACGACGAGGCCCGTCCCCGCCGGGCTGACGACCTGGGTGACGCCCGCGAGCCGCGCGAAGAACGGCGAGGCGACGATCCGGTCGCGGTCGACGCGGAACGGGCCCGCCGCCAGCCCCGCCCCGGACTCCCCCGGCCCGGAACGCCGGGAGGTGCGGGCGGGGACCGTCGGATCGCTCACGGGTCCAGACGCTAGCCGTGGACGGGTGACGGGTAGAACTGGCGGCATGGACCCCGACGTACTCGTCGTCGGCGGCGGCCCGGCGGGTCGCGCGCTGGCCGCGGAGTGCGGGGCGCTGGGCCTGCGCACCACGCTGCTCGATCCCGCGCCCGACCGGGCATGGCCTGCCACCTACGGCGTCTGGGCCGACGAGCTGCCCGACCTGCCCGACGACGTCGTCGCCGCCCGCGCAGCGGGTCGGGCGATCGCGCTCACCGCGCACCGGCTCGACCGCACCTACGCCGTCCTCGACGTCGCGGCGCTGCGCACCCACCTCGACGCCCGGATGGCCCGCGGTGGGGTGCGGGTCCGGGCCGGGCGCGCGGTCGCGTCCCCGGCGGCGGGCACCGCGGTGCTCACCGACGGCACGGAGCTGCGGGCCGGGGTCGTCGTCGACGCGGGCGGGCGCGCGCAGCCGCTGCGGGGCCGGCGCGCCGCCCGGGCGGCGGCCGAGCAGACCGCGTACGGCGTCGTCGTCGACGAGCCACTCGCCGCCCCGCTCGTCGCACCCGGCGAGGCCCTGTTCATGGACTGGCGCCCCGACCACGGCGAACCCGGCCCGCCGACGTTCCTCTACGCGATCCCGCTCGGCGGCGGCCGGGTGCTGCTGGAGGAGACCTCGCTCGCCCGCCGTCCCGGCCTGCCGCTCCCGGTCCTGCGCCGGCGGCTGCTGGCCCGCCTGCGCCACCACGGGATCGTCCCGCCCCCGGACGCGGCGGTGGAGAAGGTGTCCTTCCCGCTCGACCGGCCCGTGCACCGCGCGCCGCACGTCCTCGGCTTCGGCGCCGCCGCACCGCTGGTGCACCCGGCGAGCGGGTACAGCCTGGCCACGGCGCTGGGCCTCGCCCCCGTCGTGGCCCGCGCGATCGCGCACCACCCGGACGCCGCGCTGGCGGCCGCCCGTGCCACCGTCTGGCCGCCCGCCGCCCGGGTGGTCCACCACGTCCGGGGCATCGGGTTGGAGGCGCTGCTCCGGATGCCGGCCGATGAGGTGCCGGGCTTCTTCGAGGTCTTCTTCGCCCTGCCCGACCGGCATCGCCGCGCCTATCTGTCCGGGCGTCACGACCTGCGGGGCACGCTCGCGACGATGGGTGCGCTGTTCGCGGCCGCCGACCCGACGCTGCGCCGCAGGCTGGTCGGACCCGCCTTCCTGCCCCGCCGGAGCAACGACGGGACTGGCCCGATCGGGTGAGGGAGCCGGTGCGGCAACCGAGTGCTACCGGGAGTAACCTGGCGTCCCCCGAGACGGAGGCCCCATGTCCGCGTACCGCACCATCGTCGTCGGCACCGATGGTTCCGACACCTCGCTCGCCGCCGTCGACCGCGCCGCGTCGGTCGCCGCCGACAGCAGCGCCGAGCTCGTCATCGTCTGCGCGTACACCCCGGCCGGCCGCGACGACACCGCCGGCGCCGAGGACGCGCTGAAGGACGAGGCGTACCTCGTCGTCGGCTGGACCCCGGCCGAGGAGACGCTGCGCACCGCCGAGGAGCGTGCGGTCGCGGCGGGCGCGCAGCAGATCCGCACCGTCGCCGCCGACGGCAACCCGGTCGAGGTGCTGCGCAAGGCCGCCGACGACGCGAACGCCGACCTGCTCGTCGTCGGCAACCGCGGCCTCAACACGCTCTCGGGCCGCATCCTCGGCTCGGTGCCGTCGGACGTCGCGCGCCGCTCGGGCGTCGACGTGCTGATCGTCCACACCACCTGAGTGGCGGGGCGCGGATTCCTCGCGGGCGTCGGCCGGCTGTTCAACGGGGCGGTCGTCCGGCACCTGGCCGGGGACGCCCCGCTGGACGAGGCCATCGAGGAGATCGTCCTCGGTGCGCCCCGGCGCTACACCCGGGCCGGTTTGGCCGAGGCGGCCGACTTCGACCTCGCCGAGGGTCGCAGGCTGTGGCGCTCGCTCGGCTTCGCCGAGGTCGGCGACGACGAGGTGCTGTTCACCGACCAGGACGTCGCCGCGGTCCGCCTGATGGCCGGGCTCACCGAGGCGGGCGTGCTGGAACCGGAGGTGCGCGAGGCCGTCGCCCGGGCGGTCGCCCAGTCGATGTCGCGGCTCGCGGAGTGGCAGGTCGGGATGCTGCGCCGACTACTGGAGGGGCACACCGAGGACCTCACGCCCGTCGAGTCGCTGCAGGTCGCGGCCGCCGTCATCCCGGCGCTGGAGCAGTTGCAGAGCTATGTGTGGCGCCGCCACCTCGCCGCCACCGTGCACCGGATGATGGCCACCGCCGCCGGTCCCGGTGACGGGAGCGACACCTGGCCGCTCGTCGTCGGGTTCGCGGACATGGTCGGCTTCACCCGCACGACGCGCAAGCGCTCGCCCGAGGAGCTCTCCGAGATGATCGAGCGGTTCGGGTCCACGACGACCGACGTGATCGCCGACGGGCGCGGCCGCATCGTCAAGACGGTCGGTGACGAGGTGCTGTTCGTCGCCGACGACGCCCCGACCGCGGCGTCGATCGCGCTCGCGCTGCAGGACCGCGTCCGCGCCGAGGACGTCCTGCCCCAGCTCCGCATCGGGCTCGCCGCCGGGTCGGTGCTCACCCGCTACGGCGACGTGTACGGCGAGGTCGTCAACATCGCCTCGCGCCTGACCACCCACGCCCGGCCCGACACCGTCCTCGTCGACGACGTGGTGGCCGACGCCCTCGCCGACGACGAACGGTTCCGGGTGCGTTCCCTGCGGCCGGTGTCGGTCCGCGGCTACCGCAGCCTGCACCCGTGGCTGCTCGAACGCCCCTGAACCCGAACACCCTTGACCTCGACCCGGGTGCAGCCTGCACGATCGCGGCCATGAGCGACCGCTACTTCGCCCGCATCGGGCTCCCCGCCCCCGATCGGCCCGATCTCGCGGGCCTCCGCGCGATCGTCGCCGCCCACACCCGCACCATCCCGTTCGAGAACCTCGACCCGTTCACCGGGCGCGACGTCGACATCTCCCCCACCGCCGTCACCGCCAAGCTCGTCGACGGCGGCCGCGGCGGGTACTGCTTCGAGCACAACACGCTGCTCCGCTCCGTCCTCGACGGGCTCGGCTACTCCGTCACCGGTCTCGCGGCGAGGGTCGTGTGGGGCAGCCCGCCCGGCGCGCCACCGTCGGCGCAGACCCACATGCTGCTGCGCGTCGACCTGCCGGAAGGCCCGCACCTCGTCGACGTCGGGTTCGGCGGGCAGACCCTGACCGGCGTCCTCGCCGTCGTCGCGGAGGACACGCAGGAGACGCCGCACGAGCCGTTCCGGCTGCACCTCGACCGGGCCGGGGACGGGGAGATCCACGAGATGCAGGCCCGCATCGGCGACGAGTGGCGGCCGATGTACCGCTTCGAGCCGCGCACCGCGCCGGAGATCGACTTCGAGGTGGGCAACTGGTACGTCTCGCGGCACCCGCGCTCGGGCTTCGTCACCGGGCTGGCAGCCGGCCGCGCCGCACCCGACCGGCGGTTCGCGCTCGGCGGCCAGGTCGGGGTGGGCGGGGTCGGGGGCGGGGGCGCCGTGCTCTCGGTGCACCACCTCGGAGGGCCGAGCGAGCGGCACGAGCTGGGGTCGCCCGCCGAGGTCCGCACGGTGCTGGAGCGCGACCTGCTGATCGATACGTCCGGGCTCCCGGACCTGGAGACGCACCTGGTCCGCCTGTTCTGACACGTCACTTCTGAATCGATCGTGAGGACACTCACCAGGCACTGGCTTGCGCCGAGGGGGTGGTCCGGTCGCACCATGGAGCGCGGCGCACGCGGTCGTGCGTCTCCTCCCGACCGCCCGCGACACCGCCGGGCCCCGCGACGGCAACCGACGCCGTACGCGCACCGCCCGGTCCGAGGTCCTCCCCATGTCCGACGTTCTCGCGCGCCTGCGCGCGCCCACCACCTCCGTGGCCGCCGTCTTCGCCCTCGACGGCCTGCTGTTCGGCAGCTGGGCCGCCCGGATCCCCGACGTCACCGACCGGGTCGGCGCGACGCACGCGACCCTCGGCGTCGCGCTGCTGTGCCTGTCCTTCGGCGCGCTGGCCGGGATGCAGCCGGCCGGCGCGCTGTGCGCGCGGTTCGGGGCCGGGCGCGTCACGACGGCCGCGGCCGCGCTCGCCTCGCTCGCCGTCGCCCTGCCCGGGGCCGCCACCTCGGTCCCGGTCCTGGGGGCCGCGCTCGTGGTCTTCGGCGCCGCGACCGGGCTGCTCAACGTGTCCGTCAACAGCGCGGGCGTGCAGGTCGAGGCCCGCGCGGGGCGGCCGCTCCTGCCCGCCCTGCACGCCGCCTTCAGCATCGGCGGACTGGCCGGGGCCGCGGTCGGCGGGCTGGTCTCCAGCTCGATCGGGGTCGCGGCACACCTCGTCGGCGTCGGCGTCGTCGGGCTCGCGGTCGTCGCCGGTACCTCCTGCGACCTCGGCCGACTCGCGGACACGGCCCCGGACGGCGGCGGCGCGGACGGGCGCCCGGTCGGCCGCACCCGCGGGATCGTCGTCCTGCTCGGGGTGATCGCGGGCTGCACGGCGTTCGGCGAGGGTGCGCTCACCGACTGGGGTGCCCTGCACCTGGCCGAGACCCTCGGCGCGTCCGCGGGGCTCGCCGCCGCCGGTTACGCCGGATTCTCGCTGGCCATGGCCACAGGTCGGCTCGCGGGCGGGCGGCTGCTGAGCCGGTTCGGGGAGACCCGCCTGCTCGGCGGTGGCGCCCTGCTCGCCGCGGCCGGGATGGCGCTCGCCCTGCTCACCCCGTCGGCCCCCCTCGCGCTCGCCGGGTTCGTGCTGGTCGGGCTGGGGTTCGCGAACCTGTTCCCGGTCACGATCGCCAGGGCCGGGGCGCTGGGCGGGTCCGGCGGGGTCGCCCTGGCCTCGACCGTCGGCTACAGCGGCCTGCTGGGCGGGCCGCCCGTCATCGGGTTCCTCGCCGAGCACTCCGGGCTGCCGGTCGCGCTGGCCACGGTGCCCGTGCTCGCGGTAGTCGCCGCGGCCCTCACCCTGGTGGTGGCGATGGAGCGGCCCCGGATCGCGGTCCGGGCCACGCTGGCGCGGCTCGCGACCGCCGCGGCCCGGGACGTCGACGGCCCGTCGCTGCAGATCCCGTCGCTGCAGATCCCGTCGCTGCGGATCCTGTCGCGGGGCTTCGCCGCCACCACCCGCCCCGCGGCGCTGCGCGGCTCGGCGGTGCCGCGCCGCCACGGCGACGACCTGCGCACCCTCACCGGGGACTCCGGACCGGCCCTGCGCCCGCACCCCGGGCTGGAGGCACTCGCCGCCTGAGCCCGCACACGGGTCCGGCCCTGTGTGCCGGCCCCCGGAGCTGTGTGCGAGCGGCCGTAGGATCGCCCGCGTGGGCACCGCAGCGGGCGCGTTCGTGCTGGCCGGGGGCCGGTCGTCGCGGATGGGCACGGCGAAGGCCGACCTCGAGTGGCACGGGTCCACGCTGCTGCACCGGACCACGGCCCTGCTCGCCCGCGTCGTCGACGGGCCGGTGCTGGTGGTCGCCGCGCCCGGGCAGGTGCTCCCGGCGCTCCCCGACGGCGTCGGGGTCGTCGAGGACCCGGTCGAGGGGCTCGGCCCGCTGGCCGGGATCGGCGCCGGGCTCGCCGCACTCGCCGGACGCGCCGAGGTGGCGTTCGCCTGCTCCACCGACCTGCCGTTCCTGCACCCCGCGTTCGTGCGCCACGTCCTCCGCGCCGTCGTCGACGGGGTCGGCGGGGTCGGCAGGGTCGACGGGGTCGACGGGGTCGACGGGGTCGACGGGGTCGGCGGGGTCGACGTCGCACTCCCCCACGCCCGCGGCTTCCGCCAGCCCCTCGCCGCGGCCTACCGCACGTCGCTCGCGCCACTGGTCGCCTCGCTGGTCGCGGGCGGGAAGCTCCGACCCGGGATGCTCTACGACCGGTGCACGGTCGCCGTCCTCGACGACGCCGCGCTGCTCGCCGACCCCGACGTCGCCCGTCTCGACCCCGACCTGGACTCCCTGACGAACGTCAACGCCCCCGACGACTACGCCGCCGCCCGCGCCGTCCCGGCCCCGGTCGTCCGGGTCGGGCTGCGCACGGTCCGCGCCGCGACCGTCGGCGCGCTCGGCGTCGGGGCCGTGATCCTGGACGGCCGCCGCGTGGACGACCCCCTGACCCCGCTCGCGACCGGCGACGTCGTCAGGCTTGCGGCAGGTTCTGCACGTGCTGGAACCCGAACCGGCCCTTGATGCACAGGTGCCCGTGCGTGACGGAGTGGTCGGCCGGGCTGGTGACGTTGACGATCGAGCCCTGCTGCACGTGCAGCTCCAGGTTGCAGCCGACACCGCAGAACGAGCAGATCGTCGTGGTGACGGTCTCCTCGTCGGGGTGCCAGTCGCCGTCGGAGCGCAGCTCGTGCTCGCGCACCGACTTCAGCGCGCCGGTGGGGCACACCCCGATGCAGTTGCCGCAGTACACGCACGCCGAATCGGGCAGCTCCGCGTTGAACTCCGTCGCGATGCGGGCGTCGAAACCGCGGCCCGCCGCGGAGATCGCGAACGTGAACTGGGCGTCGGTCCCGCAGGCGTTGACGCACTTGTAGCACATGATGCAGCGCGAGTAGTCGCGTACGTAGAGGTCGTTGTCGATCTTCACGGGCTGCGCGACGGTCTCCGCGGTGGCCCCGTCGGGCGCGTGGTGGTGCCCGGCGTGGCGGGTGTCGCGGTCGGTCGACGGGGGCGCCGGCGGCCCGTACCGCGCGGCGTCGACCCCGTACTCGGCCGTCCAGCGCGCCACGTCGGCGCTCGCCTGGCTCATGTCCGCCGAGGACGCCAGCAGCTCCAGCACCATCCTCCTGCTGTGCCGCACCTTCTCCGAATCGGTGCGCACCACCATCCCGTCCTCGACCTTCCGCGCGCAGGACGGGACCAGGACCCGCGAGTTCTCGACCTCCACGACGCACACGCGGCAGGCGTTGATCGGGTCCATGTTGGGGGCCCAGCACAGCGTGGGGGTGTCGGCCTGCGCCGGTGTGCCCTCGGCGTGCAGCGCGTCGAGGATCGTGGCGTCCTCCGGCACGCGCAGCTCGTCGCCGTCGACGGTGAGGGTGACCATCCGGCGGATCCGGCCCAGCAGCACCGGCCCGCCGCCCGCGGCCGGGGCGCGGTCGGGCGCGACCGGATCGACCGCGGTGGGGCCGACCGGCCCCGCCGGGGCCTCACGGGACTCCGCCGCGTGCTCGCCGACCGGCGGGCCGTCGCCGACGGTGTCGGTACCGGGCACGGGCGCGCCCCCGGCGTCGGCCTCGGGCGCCCCGTCGGGGTTCGTGGTGGTCATCGGTGCGACACCTTCCCGTTGCGCGCCCCGTCCACCGGGGTGTCGAGCAGCCCCAGCCGCAGCGCCGACTGCACCGCGGCGGGCGCGGTGTGCCCGAGCCCGCAGATCGACGCGTCCTGCATGACGCGGGCGAGATCGCCCAGCAGCGTGAGCTCCGGCCCGCGCGGGGCGCCGCGCTCCAGCCGGGCGAGCGACTCCTCCTGCCGTACCGTGCCCACCCGGCACGGTACGCACTGCCCGCACGACTCGTCGCGGAAGAACGCGGCGATCCGGCGCAGGGTGCCGACGAGGTCGGCGTCGGTGTCGAACGCCATCACCACCCCCGAGCCCAGGGTGGCCTCGATCGACCGCGATCCTTCGAGGGTGAGCACGACGTCGAGCTGGTCGGGCATGACGAACCCGCCCGCCGCACCCCCGAGCAGGATCGTGCGCAGCTCCCCGCGCAGCCCACCCGCGAGATCGAGCAGCTCGCGCAGCGTGGTGCCGAACGGCACCTCGTAGACACCGGGCACCGCGACCGCGCCGGACAGGCAGAACAGCTTGTGACCCGTGGACCGCCCGGACCCGATCGACGCGAACGCCGGCCCGCCGATCGCGAGCACGTCGAGCGCGTTGTAGAGCGTCTCCACGTTGTTGATCACGGTGGGCTTGCCGAACAGGCCCTTCACCGACGGGAACGGCGGCTTGTTGCGCGGCTCCCCGCGGAACCCCTCGATGGAGTTCAGCAGCGCCGTCTCCTCGCCGCAGATGTACGCGCCCGCGCCGCGGCGCAGCTCGATGTCGAAGGCGAACCCCTCGCCCATGACGTCCTCGCCCAGGTACCCGCGCGTCCGCGCCGCCGCGATCGCCTGCTCCAGGCGGCGCGTGGCCAGCGGGTACTCGCCGCGGATGTAGAGGTAGCCGCGCTCGCAGCCGGTGGCGTACCCGGCGATGGTCATGGCCTCGATCAGCCC
It contains:
- a CDS encoding MFS transporter encodes the protein MSDVLARLRAPTTSVAAVFALDGLLFGSWAARIPDVTDRVGATHATLGVALLCLSFGALAGMQPAGALCARFGAGRVTTAAAALASLAVALPGAATSVPVLGAALVVFGAATGLLNVSVNSAGVQVEARAGRPLLPALHAAFSIGGLAGAAVGGLVSSSIGVAAHLVGVGVVGLAVVAGTSCDLGRLADTAPDGGGADGRPVGRTRGIVVLLGVIAGCTAFGEGALTDWGALHLAETLGASAGLAAAGYAGFSLAMATGRLAGGRLLSRFGETRLLGGGALLAAAGMALALLTPSAPLALAGFVLVGLGFANLFPVTIARAGALGGSGGVALASTVGYSGLLGGPPVIGFLAEHSGLPVALATVPVLAVVAAALTLVVAMERPRIAVRATLARLATAAARDVDGPSLQIPSLQIPSLRILSRGFAATTRPAALRGSAVPRRHGDDLRTLTGDSGPALRPHPGLEALAA
- a CDS encoding 2Fe-2S iron-sulfur cluster-binding protein — translated: MVTLTVDGDELRVPEDATILDALHAEGTPAQADTPTLCWAPNMDPINACRVCVVEVENSRVLVPSCARKVEDGMVVRTDSEKVRHSRRMVLELLASSADMSQASADVARWTAEYGVDAARYGPPAPPSTDRDTRHAGHHHAPDGATAETVAQPVKIDNDLYVRDYSRCIMCYKCVNACGTDAQFTFAISAAGRGFDARIATEFNAELPDSACVYCGNCIGVCPTGALKSVREHELRSDGDWHPDEETVTTTICSFCGVGCNLELHVQQGSIVNVTSPADHSVTHGHLCIKGRFGFQHVQNLPQA
- a CDS encoding arylamine N-acetyltransferase family protein, whose product is MSDRYFARIGLPAPDRPDLAGLRAIVAAHTRTIPFENLDPFTGRDVDISPTAVTAKLVDGGRGGYCFEHNTLLRSVLDGLGYSVTGLAARVVWGSPPGAPPSAQTHMLLRVDLPEGPHLVDVGFGGQTLTGVLAVVAEDTQETPHEPFRLHLDRAGDGEIHEMQARIGDEWRPMYRFEPRTAPEIDFEVGNWYVSRHPRSGFVTGLAAGRAAPDRRFALGGQVGVGGVGGGGAVLSVHHLGGPSERHELGSPAEVRTVLERDLLIDTSGLPDLETHLVRLF
- a CDS encoding NADH-ubiquinone oxidoreductase-F iron-sulfur binding region domain-containing protein yields the protein MDLRISSASPSDAERAAVDAVLGGTGDPHFADAGHAARARRHLLLPALHAVMDAVGWISPGALNHVSRRLSVPPADAYGVATFYAMLATEPQAPRVVHVCDDVACGPFGGEEILSALDGGPDGVEVVRSPCLGLCERAPAVLFQLAGEPDFSIAPARPADVTEVASGVVSGEAGQGAGHRAREADAAFADASVSVPQVGDPDLRLLRRVGVVDPDSLDDYRAHGGYQALRRAVELGPTRVITEVTDASLTGRGGAAFPTGVKWDGVAKAPERPHYLVCNADESEPGTFKDRVLMESDPFGLIEAMTIAGYATGCERGYLYIRGEYPLATRRLEQAIAAARTRGYLGEDVMGEGFAFDIELRRGAGAYICGEETALLNSIEGFRGEPRNKPPFPSVKGLFGKPTVINNVETLYNALDVLAIGGPAFASIGSGRSTGHKLFCLSGAVAVPGVYEVPFGTTLRELLDLAGGLRGELRTILLGGAAGGFVMPDQLDVVLTLEGSRSIEATLGSGVVMAFDTDADLVGTLRRIAAFFRDESCGQCVPCRVGTVRQEESLARLERGAPRGPELTLLGDLARVMQDASICGLGHTAPAAVQSALRLGLLDTPVDGARNGKVSHR
- the mobA gene encoding molybdenum cofactor guanylyltransferase encodes the protein MGTAAGAFVLAGGRSSRMGTAKADLEWHGSTLLHRTTALLARVVDGPVLVVAAPGQVLPALPDGVGVVEDPVEGLGPLAGIGAGLAALAGRAEVAFACSTDLPFLHPAFVRHVLRAVVDGVGGVGRVDGVDGVDGVDGVGGVDVALPHARGFRQPLAAAYRTSLAPLVASLVAGGKLRPGMLYDRCTVAVLDDAALLADPDVARLDPDLDSLTNVNAPDDYAAARAVPAPVVRVGLRTVRAATVGALGVGAVILDGRRVDDPLTPLATGDVVRLAAGSARAGTRTGP